The Verrucomicrobium spinosum DSM 4136 = JCM 18804 genome includes a region encoding these proteins:
- a CDS encoding DUF1501 domain-containing protein, with the protein MISPSLSYVDALNRRTFLGGSARTLGFAALGSLITPDAFAAGGTATGLSGWPHLPVKARRVIYLFQSGAPSQMDLFDHKPSMAAYFGKDLPDSVRKGQRLTGMTSGQKSLPVAPSVFKFAEHGESRATISELMPHVSQIADDLCFIKSMHTEAINHDPAITFFQTGRQIAGYPSMGSWLSYGLGSENKDLPAFVVLTSFGSGRKDCQPLASRLWGSGFLPSEHQGVRFRNSGDPVLYLSNPGGMSPSMRRRSLDVLNALNEDRLRLVGDPEIQTRIAQYEMAFRMQTSVPDLTDMKDEPQHILDMYGPDVKRPGSYAANCLLARRLAERDVRFVQLFHMGWDQHFNLPKAIQGQCHDTDQPTAALIKDLKQRGLLEDTLIVWGGEFGRTIYSQGTLTESNYGRDHHPRCFTVFLAGGGIKPGMTMGETDEFCYNITKDPVSIYDLHATMLDRLGIDHNRLSHKFQGLDARLTGVEGAKVVKPILA; encoded by the coding sequence ATGATTTCACCGTCCCTGTCCTATGTTGATGCCTTGAACCGCCGCACGTTCCTGGGCGGCAGCGCCCGCACACTCGGTTTCGCGGCTCTGGGCAGTCTAATCACCCCAGATGCCTTTGCGGCTGGCGGCACCGCCACCGGACTGTCGGGCTGGCCCCACCTGCCAGTGAAGGCGCGACGTGTGATCTATTTGTTCCAGTCTGGCGCCCCGTCCCAGATGGATCTCTTCGATCACAAGCCATCCATGGCTGCCTACTTCGGAAAGGATCTGCCCGACAGCGTCCGCAAGGGGCAGCGTCTCACCGGCATGACCTCGGGACAGAAGTCTCTGCCAGTGGCACCCAGCGTCTTCAAATTTGCAGAGCATGGGGAAAGCCGGGCCACCATCAGCGAACTGATGCCGCACGTCTCCCAGATCGCGGATGATTTGTGCTTCATCAAGTCCATGCATACGGAGGCCATCAATCACGACCCGGCCATCACCTTCTTCCAGACCGGCCGCCAGATTGCGGGCTATCCCAGCATGGGTTCATGGCTCAGCTATGGTCTGGGCAGTGAGAACAAGGACCTCCCCGCTTTTGTCGTGCTCACCTCCTTCGGCAGCGGGCGCAAAGACTGCCAGCCTCTGGCCAGCCGCCTCTGGGGGAGCGGATTCCTCCCTTCCGAGCACCAGGGCGTGCGTTTCCGCAACAGCGGTGACCCCGTTCTCTATCTGTCCAACCCGGGCGGCATGTCCCCCTCAATGAGACGACGTTCCCTGGATGTGTTGAACGCGCTCAACGAGGACAGACTGCGGTTGGTGGGTGACCCGGAGATCCAGACTCGCATCGCCCAATACGAGATGGCCTTCCGCATGCAGACGAGCGTGCCGGACCTCACCGACATGAAGGATGAACCGCAGCATATCCTGGACATGTACGGCCCGGATGTGAAGCGCCCAGGCAGCTATGCTGCAAACTGCCTGCTCGCGAGGCGCCTGGCGGAAAGAGACGTGCGATTCGTGCAGCTCTTCCATATGGGCTGGGATCAACATTTTAACCTGCCCAAAGCCATCCAAGGGCAGTGTCACGACACGGACCAGCCCACGGCGGCGTTGATCAAAGACCTCAAACAGCGGGGCCTGCTGGAAGATACCCTCATCGTCTGGGGCGGTGAATTCGGGCGCACCATCTATTCTCAGGGGACACTTACCGAGAGCAACTATGGCCGCGACCATCACCCCAGATGCTTCACGGTTTTTCTCGCCGGCGGCGGCATCAAGCCCGGCATGACCATGGGCGAGACAGACGAATTCTGTTACAACATCACCAAGGATCCTGTCAGCATCTATGACCTTCATGCCACCATGCTGGATCGTCTGGGAATCGACCATAATCGTTTGAGTCACAAGTTCCAGGGTCTGGATGCCCGTCTTACCGGTGTGGAAGGTGCGAAAGTAGTGAAGCCCATCCTCGCTTGA
- the vccB gene encoding Verru_Chthon cassette protein B, translated as MNPLLRNSNARSGGFSLVETSIAVGIAATVLMTLVALIPVSLDTLRDAANTTASARIVQSISADYRMRNWEEVVKQQADKSGTDFYFDGQGTRVKSGDSSAIFTARVKVENAPPLPGAPECKSLKSVEIKLTTSADKESAFANPARHVRTQTLVAQTDRTPTAAVVASK; from the coding sequence ATGAACCCACTTCTCCGCAACTCAAACGCACGCTCTGGTGGATTCTCTCTTGTGGAGACATCCATTGCCGTGGGGATCGCTGCCACGGTCCTCATGACACTCGTAGCCCTGATCCCCGTGTCGCTGGATACGCTGCGGGATGCTGCCAACACCACGGCATCCGCACGCATCGTTCAGTCTATCTCTGCGGACTATCGTATGCGGAACTGGGAGGAAGTGGTGAAACAGCAGGCGGACAAGTCGGGCACTGATTTCTACTTTGATGGGCAGGGCACCCGGGTGAAAAGTGGTGACTCCTCGGCGATTTTCACTGCCCGGGTAAAGGTGGAAAATGCCCCCCCCCTACCTGGTGCGCCTGAATGCAAGAGCCTGAAGTCAGTGGAGATCAAGCTGACGACGAGTGCGGATAAGGAAAGCGCCTTCGCGAATCCCGCGAGGCACGTCCGCACCCAAACGTTGGTTGCCCAGACCGACAGGACTCCCACGGCCGCCGTTGTCGCGTCCAAATAA
- the vccD gene encoding Verru_Chthon cassette protein D: MDAVDPTPPLFAFKPEGGTTLPRASAGQWCITLALAADEERTNKFLPANFRTLVLNPHTGSAVMY; the protein is encoded by the coding sequence GTGGATGCTGTGGACCCAACTCCACCGTTGTTCGCCTTCAAGCCTGAAGGCGGCACAACCTTGCCGCGAGCCAGCGCCGGCCAATGGTGTATAACCCTGGCGCTGGCAGCAGATGAGGAACGCACCAACAAGTTTCTGCCCGCAAACTTCCGCACCCTTGTCCTCAATCCCCACACTGGATCAGCGGTGATGTATTGA
- a CDS encoding PSD1 and planctomycete cytochrome C domain-containing protein translates to MNIKLSASVAISLLGAFGTLQASTGKLSFNRDIQPLLTEYCYACHGPDSNHRKADLRLDDREAAIKFGALVPGKPEASSIIERILTGDADDLMPPPDSHKKLSSSQKELLRRWVAEGAEYEGHWAFLPPQSPAVPPLKLPNGVEGNAIDAFVQTRLNKEGASLQPQADPRTLLRRLSLDLTGLPPKSAEVEAFAEAMQAGRGNAVYEAAVDHYLASPAYGENMARMWLDYARYGDSHGFEKDSSRTMWPWRDWVIRAFNDNKPFDQFTVEQLAGDLLPDPTRDQLIATGFNRNHRINAEGGAIAEEWRIENVIDRVDTTSATWLGLTMGCARCHDHKFDPITQKEFFEMFAFFSSVDEVGIVSGPPGNQKPLLDLSSDTQKQERNRLEATLKEMAEKKKALAAAQKAAAASGKPTAETASATKEDANALKALDAEIKKATQARDKYIASLPTVMIMQEAEKPKPAHLLLRGQYSTPGEVVTPGTPAVLPPLPEGAPRNRLAFARWLTSPGHPLTARVWVNRQWERFFGLGLVMSSDNLGVQCDPPSHPELLDWLSTEFIRRGWDMKAMQKLMVMSATYRQTSRPNEVPAALLAQDPQNRLLGRAPRLRLAGEALRDQALVLSGLLNPMVGGPSVRPYMPANVWDETSVYGDLRNYKADLKQGLYRRTVYTIWKRTAAPPTLLLFDAPSREVCTVRRSSTNTPLQALALLNEVTFVEAARVLAQRMMQEGGNTPEARLSWAFRHVTQRPPQPQELKMLVAAWKADLASFQSEPEEAKKLLSHGQAPLPPALNPSELAACTLAANVLLNLDEIITRE, encoded by the coding sequence ATGAACATCAAATTGTCAGCCTCCGTTGCGATCAGTCTCCTAGGCGCCTTCGGAACACTCCAGGCCTCCACCGGGAAGCTCAGCTTCAACCGGGACATTCAACCGCTCCTCACGGAGTACTGCTATGCCTGCCATGGACCAGACTCCAACCATCGCAAAGCAGACTTACGGCTCGATGATCGCGAGGCTGCCATCAAGTTTGGAGCCCTTGTCCCGGGAAAACCGGAGGCCAGCAGCATCATTGAGCGAATCCTCACAGGTGATGCGGATGATTTGATGCCCCCGCCTGACTCACACAAGAAGCTGTCCAGTTCCCAGAAGGAACTCCTGCGCCGCTGGGTGGCAGAAGGGGCGGAATACGAAGGACATTGGGCCTTCCTCCCCCCCCAGTCCCCCGCCGTGCCGCCGCTGAAGCTCCCTAACGGAGTGGAGGGCAATGCGATTGATGCCTTTGTACAGACCCGATTGAACAAAGAGGGAGCCTCCCTGCAACCTCAGGCAGATCCACGTACGTTGCTCCGGAGGCTGTCTCTGGACCTGACCGGCCTCCCGCCCAAGAGCGCCGAGGTGGAGGCCTTTGCCGAGGCCATGCAGGCCGGCCGGGGCAACGCCGTTTACGAAGCTGCGGTGGACCACTATCTGGCCTCTCCGGCGTACGGGGAGAACATGGCGCGGATGTGGCTGGACTATGCCCGCTACGGTGACAGTCATGGATTTGAAAAAGACAGCTCCCGCACCATGTGGCCCTGGCGGGACTGGGTGATCCGTGCATTCAACGACAACAAGCCGTTTGACCAGTTCACCGTTGAGCAACTGGCCGGGGACCTGCTGCCAGACCCCACCCGTGACCAACTCATCGCCACAGGGTTCAATCGCAACCATCGTATCAATGCGGAAGGGGGGGCCATTGCCGAAGAGTGGCGCATTGAGAACGTCATTGACCGGGTGGACACCACCTCCGCGACATGGCTGGGTCTGACCATGGGCTGCGCCCGCTGCCATGACCACAAGTTCGATCCCATCACACAGAAGGAATTCTTCGAGATGTTCGCATTCTTCAGCAGTGTGGACGAGGTGGGCATCGTGAGCGGCCCTCCTGGCAACCAGAAGCCGTTGCTGGACCTTTCAAGCGATACGCAAAAGCAGGAACGCAACCGGCTGGAAGCAACGTTGAAGGAGATGGCAGAGAAGAAGAAGGCGCTCGCGGCAGCTCAGAAGGCCGCAGCCGCCAGCGGCAAACCCACCGCAGAGACAGCCTCCGCCACCAAAGAAGATGCGAATGCCCTCAAGGCTCTGGATGCAGAGATCAAAAAAGCCACCCAGGCCAGGGACAAGTACATCGCCAGCCTCCCCACCGTGATGATCATGCAGGAGGCAGAAAAGCCCAAGCCTGCGCATCTGTTGCTTCGTGGGCAATACAGCACCCCGGGTGAAGTGGTGACTCCGGGGACACCCGCCGTTCTCCCCCCGCTGCCTGAGGGCGCACCCCGCAACCGTCTGGCATTCGCCCGCTGGCTCACCTCCCCCGGGCATCCACTTACCGCGCGAGTCTGGGTGAACCGGCAATGGGAGCGCTTCTTCGGCCTGGGCCTGGTGATGTCCAGTGATAACTTGGGCGTGCAATGCGACCCTCCGAGCCATCCCGAGCTTCTGGACTGGCTGTCCACAGAGTTCATCCGCAGAGGCTGGGACATGAAGGCCATGCAGAAGCTCATGGTCATGAGCGCCACCTATCGCCAGACCTCCCGGCCCAACGAAGTGCCGGCAGCCTTGCTGGCGCAAGACCCGCAAAACCGTCTCCTCGGCCGGGCCCCGCGACTGCGCCTGGCTGGAGAGGCCCTGCGTGACCAGGCCCTGGTCCTGAGCGGCCTCCTCAACCCGATGGTGGGAGGCCCTAGCGTGCGTCCCTACATGCCCGCCAACGTCTGGGACGAAACCAGCGTTTATGGAGACCTGCGGAACTACAAGGCGGATCTGAAACAGGGGCTCTACCGCCGTACGGTTTACACCATCTGGAAGCGCACCGCCGCACCGCCCACGCTGCTGCTTTTCGATGCCCCTTCCCGTGAGGTCTGCACCGTGCGTCGCAGCTCCACGAACACCCCGCTCCAGGCGCTCGCGCTGCTCAATGAGGTAACCTTCGTGGAGGCGGCGCGCGTGCTCGCCCAACGCATGATGCAGGAAGGCGGAAACACGCCAGAAGCCCGCCTTTCTTGGGCATTCCGCCATGTGACACAACGCCCCCCACAGCCGCAGGAGCTCAAAATGCTGGTCGCAGCGTGGAAGGCGGACCTGGCCAGCTTCCAGAGTGAGCCTGAGGAGGCGAAAAAGCTCCTGAGCCATGGGCAGGCGCCACTCCCCCCGGCGCTCAACCCATCCGAACTGGCCGCCTGCACCCTCGCGGCCAACGTCCTGCTCAACCTCGATGAAATAATCACCCGTGAGTAA
- a CDS encoding prepilin-type N-terminal cleavage/methylation domain-containing protein, which yields MTASHSRRKFEAFTLIELLVSVAVLTVLLLLLTRVLSDTQTTWARAHARTEEFREARAVFEAISARLSQATLNSYWGYKLDAKNSPTRYLRQSELHFVSGPAPVLLGADVPACGHAVFFQAPLGENLEAGGLPSSLGNPDGLKNLLNAWGWYVSYESDLPQRPPFLGDSGASRAQAVSSQGVS from the coding sequence GTGACTGCTTCCCATTCCCGTCGAAAGTTCGAGGCGTTTACCCTCATTGAACTGCTGGTTTCTGTCGCCGTGCTTACGGTGCTCCTGCTCCTGCTGACCCGAGTGTTGTCAGACACACAGACAACATGGGCCCGCGCTCATGCGCGCACGGAGGAGTTCAGGGAAGCGAGGGCAGTGTTCGAAGCCATCTCCGCGAGACTCTCACAGGCCACGCTCAATTCCTACTGGGGTTATAAACTCGACGCAAAGAACAGCCCCACGCGCTACCTGCGTCAGTCTGAGTTGCACTTTGTGAGCGGGCCTGCGCCTGTTTTACTGGGGGCCGACGTGCCCGCCTGCGGGCATGCAGTATTCTTCCAGGCTCCACTAGGAGAGAACCTTGAGGCCGGAGGTCTTCCGTCTTCCCTTGGGAATCCTGATGGCCTGAAGAACCTGCTCAACGCGTGGGGGTGGTACGTGAGCTATGAGAGCGACTTGCCGCAGCGTCCGCCATTTCTCGGAGACAGTGGCGCATCCCGAGCGCAAGCGGTTTCGTCTCAAGGAGTTTCGTGA
- a CDS encoding sulfatase, with translation MIEHLPLLAGMKRSHFPPRVALVHWKMRQIGSLLKAFTQQTVRMTCPGFFCAFAFAASDVVAADTPADRLNVLFILVDDLNDQIGWLGGAGITPNMDRLAQRGTLFANAHAQAPWCSPSRTSFLTGKRPSTTGIYALTPWFRNVPALRELVTLPQHFAAHGYETFGIGKVYHEGCPPANQPTPEFSVMGYQGNWRKPQPSKPFVNTPGMRQDFGQFPDRDDQTDDFKVASSAIECLGRPHTKPFFIAVGLRRPHYPLYAPQQWFSLYDPQNVWLPEVPATDRDDLPRFARALRLGNTEPTLGPIVNAGLWRSHNHAYLACVSFVDNQIGRILDALEQSGEAHRTVIVLASDHGFHLGEKELFAKRTLWERATHVPLIFAGPGVGRGTSKRPVELLDIYPTLTEICGLPTPPGLEGESLGALLRDPSAARTRPAITGQMQGSFAVRTEDWRYIRYADGSEELYDHREDPQEFLNLAADQRWTSVKTELGSWIPKHPADPVPGSEKTAGGYLEYRNGAAFLNGRTVDLGP, from the coding sequence ATGATCGAGCACCTGCCGTTGCTAGCCGGGATGAAACGCAGCCATTTCCCACCGCGGGTAGCGTTGGTTCATTGGAAAATGCGCCAAATCGGGTCGTTGCTCAAGGCGTTTACTCAACAGACTGTCAGGATGACATGTCCGGGCTTCTTCTGTGCTTTTGCTTTTGCGGCCAGCGACGTGGTGGCTGCTGACACTCCGGCGGATCGTCTCAACGTGCTCTTCATCTTGGTTGACGACCTCAACGACCAGATCGGTTGGCTCGGCGGCGCGGGCATCACCCCGAACATGGACCGGCTTGCCCAACGTGGTACGCTGTTCGCAAATGCCCACGCTCAGGCACCGTGGTGTTCGCCCTCGCGGACGAGCTTTCTCACGGGCAAACGTCCATCGACCACCGGTATCTACGCTCTCACCCCTTGGTTTCGGAATGTGCCTGCGCTTCGCGAGCTCGTCACGCTGCCACAGCATTTTGCGGCGCACGGTTACGAAACTTTTGGGATAGGCAAGGTGTATCATGAAGGGTGCCCGCCTGCCAATCAGCCAACGCCGGAATTTAGCGTCATGGGTTATCAAGGCAATTGGCGGAAACCGCAGCCCTCGAAGCCTTTCGTCAATACTCCTGGTATGCGTCAGGATTTTGGACAGTTTCCTGATCGGGACGATCAAACTGACGATTTCAAAGTTGCCAGTTCCGCGATTGAGTGTCTTGGCAGGCCTCACACCAAGCCCTTTTTCATCGCGGTAGGTCTGCGCCGCCCCCATTACCCGCTCTACGCGCCGCAGCAGTGGTTCTCGCTCTATGATCCTCAGAATGTCTGGCTTCCGGAGGTGCCGGCGACGGACCGTGACGACCTGCCCCGTTTCGCCAGAGCGCTGAGGCTTGGCAATACCGAGCCCACTCTGGGGCCGATAGTCAATGCAGGCCTGTGGCGTTCTCACAATCACGCTTATCTCGCGTGCGTGAGTTTCGTTGACAATCAGATCGGACGTATTCTGGACGCCTTGGAGCAGTCAGGGGAAGCACATAGAACTGTCATTGTCCTCGCGAGTGATCACGGTTTTCATCTGGGGGAGAAAGAGCTCTTTGCCAAGAGGACTCTCTGGGAGCGTGCGACACATGTGCCTCTCATATTCGCAGGGCCGGGAGTAGGCCGAGGTACGTCTAAGCGCCCAGTTGAACTTCTGGATATCTATCCGACTCTGACGGAGATATGCGGCCTGCCGACGCCGCCTGGGTTGGAGGGAGAGTCTCTGGGCGCACTGCTTAGAGATCCTTCTGCAGCCCGCACGCGACCTGCGATCACCGGACAGATGCAGGGGAGCTTTGCTGTGCGAACGGAGGACTGGCGTTACATTCGCTATGCCGATGGTTCGGAAGAACTGTATGATCACCGTGAGGACCCGCAAGAGTTCCTCAATCTTGCTGCCGACCAGAGATGGACCTCCGTGAAAACTGAACTTGGGAGCTGGATCCCCAAGCATCCTGCCGATCCGGTGCCTGGCTCTGAGAAGACGGCCGGCGGTTATCTTGAGTACAGGAACGGTGCAGCGTTTCTGAACGGCAGGACTGTCGATCTTGGGCCATAG
- a CDS encoding serine/threonine-protein kinase, translating to MNFTTCPECGAAFNKAGSTLCPACLFSLGAVTQVLRPVQAGLLQLPCEMGGYHLVKKLGAGGMGVIYLADQVATGRRVALKVLSQSIGSDKERERFLREGRLAATIDHPNSVYVYVYGYGYGYEEMDDVPVIVMEAAGGGTLHDELKRRGTFPVMEAVDAILEVIGGLVAALEKGVLHRDMEPSNCFVTQAGKVMVGDYGLSISKALLAEGEGDLTRSGMIMGTPAFSPPERLRGQKLDHLADIYSTGAALYYSASFFDHVAHSVCHKADAMLPEVCAKVPMELFEQSAMRPLPKELSAIAISM from the coding sequence ATGAACTTTACGACTTGTCCTGAATGTGGTGCGGCTTTCAACAAGGCTGGCTCCACCCTGTGCCCCGCATGTTTGTTCAGCCTGGGGGCGGTGACGCAGGTCTTGCGGCCGGTTCAGGCGGGGCTCCTGCAGTTGCCCTGCGAGATGGGAGGCTATCATCTGGTCAAAAAACTGGGGGCTGGTGGTATGGGGGTGATTTACCTGGCTGACCAGGTGGCAACGGGGCGGAGGGTGGCTCTAAAGGTGCTGAGCCAGAGCATCGGGAGCGACAAGGAGCGTGAGCGCTTCTTGCGGGAGGGGAGGCTGGCAGCCACCATTGACCATCCCAACAGTGTGTATGTGTATGTGTATGGGTATGGGTACGGGTACGAGGAAATGGATGACGTTCCCGTCATCGTCATGGAAGCAGCCGGTGGCGGAACACTGCATGACGAACTGAAGAGACGGGGGACTTTCCCGGTGATGGAGGCGGTGGATGCCATTCTTGAGGTCATAGGCGGCCTGGTGGCAGCATTGGAGAAGGGTGTGCTTCACAGGGACATGGAGCCGTCGAACTGCTTCGTCACCCAGGCGGGAAAAGTGATGGTGGGCGACTATGGCCTCTCCATTTCCAAAGCGCTTCTGGCGGAAGGTGAAGGGGATCTCACTCGCAGTGGCATGATCATGGGCACGCCGGCGTTCTCCCCGCCTGAACGGCTGCGTGGGCAAAAGCTCGACCACCTGGCTGACATCTATTCCACCGGGGCCGCTTTATACTATTCAGCTTCTTTCTTTGATCATGTCGCCCACAGCGTCTGCCATAAGGCTGACGCAATGCTTCCAGAGGTTTGTGCAAAAGTTCCTATGGAGCTGTTCGAGCAGTCTGCCATGCGCCCCCTCCCCAAGGAATTGTCTGCCATCGCGATAAGCATGTAA